In Pogoniulus pusillus isolate bPogPus1 chromosome 20, bPogPus1.pri, whole genome shotgun sequence, the following are encoded in one genomic region:
- the GPI gene encoding glucose-6-phosphate isomerase encodes MALSGDPHFKKLVEWHKANSSKLVLRQLFEADKDRFQKFSLTLTSDHGDLLLDYSKNLITEDVMKMLMELAKSRGVESARERMFSGEKINFTENRAVLHIALRNRSNVPILVDGKDVVPEVNRVLDKMKHFCQRVRGGEWKGYTGKAITDVVNIGIGGSDLGPLMVTEALKPYSKGGPRVWFVSNIDGTHIAKTLAELKPDTTLFIIASKTFTTQETITNAETAKEWFLHAAKDPSAVAKHFVALSTNGPKVKDFGIDTENMFEFWDWVGGRYSLWSAIGLSIALHIGFDNFEKLLAGAHWMDTHFRTAPLEKNLPVLLAMLGVWYINCYGCETHALLPYDQYMHRFAAYFQQGDMESNGKYITKKGSRVDYSTGPIVWGEPGTNGQHAFYQLIHQGTRMIPCDFLIPVQTQHPIRNGLHHKILLANFLAQTEALMKGKTADEARKELQAAGLSGEALEKLLPHKVFEGNRPTNSIMFTKLNPFTLGAIIAMYEHKIFVQGTVWDINSYDQWGVELGKQLAKKIEPELESDAPVTSHDSSTNGLINFIKKHRA; translated from the exons ATGGCGCTCTCCGGCGACCCCCATTTCAAGAAGCTGGTAGAGTGGCATAAGGCCAACTCCTCCAAGCTGGTCCTGCGGCAGCTGTTCGAGGCCGACAAAGATCGCTTCCAGAAGTTCAG CTTGACTCTGACCAGTGATCATGGAGATCTCTTACTGGATTATTCAAAGAACCTCATTACAGAAGATGTGATGAAAATGCTGATGGAACTG GCCAAGTCAAGGGGTGTGGAAAGTGCCAGAGAGCGTATGTTCAGTGGAGAGAAGATCAACTTCACTGAG AACCGAGCTGTGCTCCACATTGCTCTGAGAAACCGGTCCAATGTGCCAATACTTGTCGATGGGAAGGATGTTGTGCCAGAAGTGAACAGAGTGTTGGACAAAATGAAGCACTTCTGCCAG AGAGTCCGTGGTGGTGAATGGAAAGGCTACACTGGGAAGGCAATCACTGATGTGGTCAATATTGGGATTGGAGGCTCTGACTTG GGCCCTCTGATGGTGACTGAAGCCCTGAAACCCTACTCCAAGGGAGGCCCTCGTGTTTGGTTTGTATCCAACATTGATGGTACTCACATAGCCAAGACCTTGGCTGAGCTTAAACCAGACACTACGCTCTTCATCATTGCATCAAAG ACTTTTACCACCCAAGAAACCATTACCAATGCAGAAACAGCCAAAGAGTGGTTCCTACATGCTGCTAAAGAT ccttcagctgtggcCAAGCATTTTGTTGCCTTGTCTACCAATGGT CCTAAAGTGAAAGACTTTGGAATTGACACAGAGAACATGTTTGAGTTTTGGGAT TGGGTTGGTGGCCGCTACTCTCTGTGGTCTGCCATTGGTCTCTCCATTGCCCTGCACATTG GTTTTGACAACTTTGAGAAGCTGCTTGCAGGAGCCCACTGGATG GATACCCACTTCCGCACCGCCCCTCTGGAGAAGAacttgcctgtgctgctggccatgctggggGTCTGGTACATCAACTGCTACGGGTGCGAGACCCACGCGCTGCTGCCCTACGACCAGTACATGCACCGCTTCGCTGCCTACTTCCAGCAG GGTGATATGGAGTCTAATGGCAAGTACATTACCAAGAAAGGCTCTCGTGTGGACTACAGCACTGGCCCTATTgtgtggggagagcctggcaccaaTGGACAGCATGCTTTTTACCAGCTCATTCATCAAG GAACTCGCATGATTCCCTGTGACTTCTTGATCCCAGTCCAGACCCAACATCCAATCAGAAATGGCTTGCATCACAAG ATCCTTTTGGCCAACTTCCTTGCTCAGACCGAGGCCTTGATGAAAGGAAAGACTGCTGATGAAGCTCGTAAGGAACTTCAGGCGGCAGGACTGAGTGGAGAAGCTCTGGAGAAGCTCCTTCCACACAAG GTCTTTGAGGGAAATCGACCAACCAACTCTATCATGTTTACAAAACTCAACCCCTTCACCCTGGGAGCCATCATTG CCATGTATGAGCACAAGATATTTGTACAAGGAACTGTCTGGGATATTAACAGTTATGACCAGTGGGG AGTTGAGCTTGGAAAGCAACTTGCCAAGAAAATTGAGCCTGAACTGGAATCGGATGCTCCAGTGACATCTCATGACAGCTCAACAAACGGGCTCATCAATTTCATTAAAAAACACAGGGCGTGA